In Herbinix luporum, a single window of DNA contains:
- a CDS encoding alpha/beta hydrolase — protein MALFQVDYYSRSLEKSTCFHMVLPNDVHPMMKEGNENYNRKMKTLFLLHGYSGSSKDWLLGSPVQELALKYNMAVIMPSGDNSFYLDAKGTGRAYCKFVGQELVDYIRNTFNIAMDKEDTFIGGLSMGGFGAIHTGLFYPETFGKIVALSSALIIRKIMNITEDFTDAIADYDYYTSVFGNLDELENSVNNPEYLVKKLKEENKKIPDIYMACGTEDFLIEDNREFYKFLKDEEVDVKYIESPGAHTWDFWSSNLEPSIQWLLS, from the coding sequence ATGGCACTATTTCAAGTGGATTACTATTCTAGATCATTAGAAAAAAGTACCTGTTTTCATATGGTACTACCTAATGACGTTCACCCGATGATGAAAGAGGGCAATGAAAATTATAATAGAAAGATGAAGACCCTCTTCTTACTTCACGGATATTCCGGCTCTAGTAAAGATTGGTTACTGGGAAGTCCGGTCCAGGAATTAGCTTTAAAATATAATATGGCTGTAATTATGCCATCCGGTGATAATAGTTTTTATTTAGATGCAAAGGGAACCGGCAGAGCATATTGTAAATTTGTTGGACAGGAATTAGTTGATTATATTAGAAATACCTTTAATATAGCCATGGATAAAGAAGATACCTTTATTGGTGGTCTATCTATGGGTGGATTTGGAGCTATCCATACAGGACTTTTTTATCCTGAGACTTTCGGAAAGATTGTGGCTCTTTCTTCTGCCCTTATTATTCGTAAAATTATGAATATAACAGAGGATTTTACTGACGCTATAGCAGATTATGATTACTATACATCAGTATTTGGCAATCTTGATGAATTAGAGAACAGTGTAAACAATCCGGAATATCTAGTAAAGAAATTAAAAGAAGAAAACAAAAAAATACCTGATATATATATGGCTTGCGGAACAGAAGATTTTCTTATCGAAGATAATAGGGAGTTTTATAAGTTTTTAAAGGATGAAGAGGTAGATGTTAAATACATAGAAAGTCCGGGAGCTCATACCTGGGATTTTTGGAGTTCAAATTTGGAACCCTCCATACAGTGGCTGTTAAGTTAA
- a CDS encoding DUF3237 domain-containing protein has product MNLEAEHIMTIHVQCSKDMEVRNNGAGFLRVIPIIGGRVEGKICGEVVPGGADWNTSLEADISHVCARYLIKTDDGEYIDVHNEGNIRFDINSKIKTSPKFKADIKGKYAWLNYGVYVAALDFGNQEGQVIITVYKLK; this is encoded by the coding sequence ATGAATTTGGAAGCGGAACATATTATGACTATACATGTGCAGTGTAGTAAAGATATGGAAGTGAGAAATAATGGAGCCGGTTTTTTAAGAGTTATTCCTATAATTGGTGGAAGGGTGGAAGGAAAGATATGTGGTGAAGTAGTTCCCGGGGGAGCAGACTGGAACACTTCATTAGAAGCAGATATCTCCCATGTATGTGCAAGATATCTCATTAAGACAGATGACGGAGAATATATAGATGTACATAACGAGGGGAATATAAGATTCGATATAAACAGTAAGATAAAAACCAGTCCCAAATTCAAAGCAGATATAAAGGGTAAATATGCTTGGTTAAATTACGGGGTATATGTTGCTGCTTTAGACTTTGGTAATCAAGAAGGACAAGTAATAATAACAGTATATAAGCTTAAATAA
- a CDS encoding acetyl-CoA carboxylase carboxyltransferase subunit alpha produces MNISPWEKVKLARMPIRPTGLDYIDRIFEDFIELHGDRFYGEDRAIVGGIAFFDNIAVTVIAQQKGRNTKENIARNFSMPHPEGYRKALRLMKQAEKFGRPIICFIDTPGAFCGIGAEERGQGEAIATNLAEMMMLKTPIISVVISEGGSGGALALGVADRVYMLEHAIYSILSPEGFASILYKDASKAETAANDMKLTAQDLYQFGIIDGIIEEPYGGAHNDYDYVIGKVREVIDLDLKELMGLSVDELIEKRYQKFRNI; encoded by the coding sequence ATGAATATATCGCCATGGGAAAAAGTTAAGCTGGCAAGGATGCCTATTCGGCCCACCGGACTAGATTATATAGACAGGATTTTTGAAGACTTTATTGAACTTCATGGAGATAGGTTTTATGGTGAAGATAGGGCTATAGTGGGGGGAATTGCTTTTTTTGATAATATAGCTGTTACGGTTATAGCCCAACAAAAAGGCCGTAATACCAAAGAGAATATAGCCAGAAATTTCTCTATGCCCCATCCGGAAGGATATAGAAAAGCTCTTCGTTTAATGAAGCAGGCAGAAAAATTTGGGCGACCCATAATTTGCTTTATTGATACTCCCGGTGCTTTTTGTGGTATCGGTGCCGAAGAACGAGGACAGGGAGAGGCTATTGCAACTAATCTGGCAGAAATGATGATGCTTAAGACACCGATTATTTCTGTGGTTATCTCCGAAGGGGGAAGCGGTGGGGCCTTGGCTCTTGGGGTGGCAGATAGGGTCTATATGCTAGAGCATGCCATTTATTCAATCCTATCCCCCGAAGGATTTGCCAGTATTCTTTATAAAGATGCTTCCAAGGCTGAAACCGCTGCCAATGACATGAAGCTTACGGCACAGGATTTATATCAGTTTGGCATAATTGACGGAATAATTGAGGAACCTTACGGTGGCGCCCACAATGATTATGATTATGTAATAGGAAAGGTTAGAGAGGTTATTGATCTAGATTTAAAGGAACTTATGGGACTTTCTGTGGATGAACTTATAGAAAAAAGATATCAGAAGTTTAGAAATATATAA
- the accD gene encoding acetyl-CoA carboxylase, carboxyltransferase subunit beta, producing MTKCPGCGKIIYTKLLLKNYKMCECGYYFRISANERLAMVLDEDSFVELDQQLTSRDPLNFPGYGDKLVKTQTQTGLVDGLVSGKGAICGLPTYIGVMDASFFMGSMGTAIGEKLARLFERAKEEKLPVIVFTASGGARMQEGIFSLMQMAKVSGAVAKHSKAGLLYITVLTDPTTGGVTASFAMLGDIILAEPGALIGFAGPRVIEQTIGQKLPQGFQRAEFLLEHGFVDRIVTRDKMKETLGALLKLHYKDYTSNTNLF from the coding sequence ATGACAAAATGTCCCGGCTGCGGCAAAATAATTTATACAAAGCTTTTGCTTAAGAATTATAAAATGTGTGAATGCGGATATTATTTCAGAATATCTGCCAATGAGCGACTGGCAATGGTTTTGGATGAGGATTCTTTTGTTGAGTTAGATCAGCAGTTAACAAGCAGGGATCCCCTTAACTTTCCCGGTTATGGTGATAAACTGGTAAAAACCCAGACACAAACCGGTCTTGTGGACGGTTTGGTTAGTGGGAAAGGAGCCATATGCGGCCTGCCCACTTATATCGGTGTTATGGATGCATCTTTTTTCATGGGCAGTATGGGTACCGCAATCGGGGAGAAATTGGCCCGATTATTTGAAAGGGCCAAAGAGGAAAAATTACCGGTGATTGTTTTTACCGCCTCCGGCGGTGCCAGAATGCAGGAAGGGATTTTTTCTCTAATGCAGATGGCTAAGGTTAGCGGTGCTGTGGCAAAACATAGTAAGGCAGGGCTTTTATATATTACTGTTCTGACGGATCCTACCACAGGGGGAGTTACGGCCAGCTTTGCCATGCTTGGGGATATTATATTGGCTGAACCGGGGGCCTTAATTGGTTTTGCCGGACCTAGGGTAATAGAACAAACTATAGGTCAGAAGCTTCCCCAAGGTTTTCAAAGGGCTGAATTTTTATTGGAGCATGGGTTTGTGGACAGGATTGTGACCAGGGATAAGATGAAAGAAACCCTGGGTGCATTACTGAAGTTACATTATAAAGATTATACTTCTAATACAAACTTATTCTAA
- the fabZ gene encoding 3-hydroxyacyl-ACP dehydratase FabZ: MLNVDEIQKIIPHRPPFLLVDRIDKLEPGIRGVGRKCVTMDEPYFVGHFPGKAVMPGVIILEALAQTGAIVMLSLEQYKGKILYFGGMDKVKFRRQVVPGDVLTLDVEIIKHKGNFGVGSAVAYVEDQVAVEAILTFAIGE; the protein is encoded by the coding sequence ATGTTAAATGTAGATGAAATACAAAAAATAATACCCCACCGTCCACCTTTTCTTTTGGTTGACCGTATAGATAAGTTAGAACCGGGAATCCGTGGTGTGGGTAGAAAATGTGTTACTATGGATGAACCATACTTTGTAGGACATTTTCCGGGGAAAGCTGTTATGCCGGGGGTTATTATTTTGGAAGCCCTTGCCCAGACCGGGGCAATAGTTATGCTTTCCTTAGAGCAATATAAAGGAAAAATTCTTTATTTCGGAGGTATGGATAAGGTGAAATTCAGACGTCAAGTAGTACCGGGAGATGTTCTGACCCTTGACGTTGAAATTATTAAACATAAGGGAAACTTTGGTGTAGGTTCTGCAGTTGCCTATGTTGAGGATCAGGTAGCAGTAGAGGCAATCTTGACATTTGCCATTGGAGAGTAG
- the accB gene encoding acetyl-CoA carboxylase biotin carboxyl carrier protein: MEYKEIIGLIQEMTRTGLSRIKIEKEDFKIILEKENQEKKNIPNVVEESGNKDKQENTVQAPVPVMEEKKDEVVAGKKILSPMVGTFYAQPAPDKPPYVKVGDKVKKGQIVCIIEAMKLMNEIESEVEGEIVECLVENEEMVEYGQPLFLLK, from the coding sequence ATGGAGTATAAGGAAATAATCGGTCTGATACAGGAAATGACCAGAACCGGCCTAAGTAGGATTAAGATAGAAAAGGAAGACTTTAAAATAATACTTGAAAAGGAAAATCAAGAAAAAAAGAATATCCCTAATGTGGTAGAAGAAAGCGGCAATAAGGATAAACAGGAAAATACTGTACAGGCACCGGTACCGGTTATGGAAGAAAAGAAGGATGAAGTTGTGGCCGGTAAAAAAATTCTGTCGCCTATGGTGGGAACTTTTTATGCCCAACCGGCACCGGATAAGCCTCCTTATGTTAAGGTTGGTGATAAGGTGAAAAAAGGACAGATTGTCTGTATTATAGAAGCTATGAAGCTGATGAATGAAATTGAAAGTGAAGTAGAGGGAGAGATAGTTGAGTGTTTGGTTGAGAACGAAGAGATGGTGGAATATGGCCAGCCTCTCTTTCTCCTAAAATAA
- the fabF gene encoding beta-ketoacyl-ACP synthase II, whose translation MNHRVVITGMGAITPIGNNVEDFFDNVKAGVCGIDYITNFDTESYAVKLAAQVKNFDAKSYIDFKESRRMDRFSQFAVAAAAQAINDSGIDLDKLDRGRFGVIVGSGIGGIESIEKEARALSVKGPRRVNPLFIPMIITNMAAGNIAIKFGAQGVCTNVVTACATGTHCIGEAFRNIKHGYADVILAGGTEASITPLGIAGFSTLTALSLSKDPLRASIPFDKDRDGFVMGEGAGILLIEEYEHAKRRGAKIYAEIVGYGATCDAYHITAPSPDGHGGAVSMINAMKEAGIEAKDISYVNAHGTSTPINDRLETLAMKAAFGDEAYNIPVSSTKSMIGHLLGAAGAVEAITCIKAIEESFIPATIGLLKTDEECDLDYVPLKGRKAKLSYVMSNSLGFGGHNASLIFKNMEV comes from the coding sequence ATGAATCATAGAGTTGTCATAACAGGCATGGGAGCAATTACACCAATAGGTAATAATGTAGAGGATTTTTTTGATAATGTAAAGGCCGGAGTATGTGGGATTGATTATATCACAAATTTTGATACAGAATCATATGCGGTTAAGCTGGCGGCACAGGTAAAGAATTTTGATGCTAAGTCTTATATTGATTTTAAAGAAAGCAGAAGAATGGATCGATTTTCACAGTTTGCCGTTGCGGCAGCAGCCCAGGCAATTAATGATTCCGGTATTGACTTAGATAAATTAGATAGAGGCCGTTTTGGGGTAATTGTAGGCTCCGGTATAGGTGGTATTGAAAGTATTGAAAAGGAAGCAAGGGCCCTTTCTGTTAAGGGACCAAGAAGGGTAAATCCCTTATTTATACCAATGATAATCACCAATATGGCAGCAGGTAATATTGCAATAAAATTTGGGGCCCAAGGTGTATGTACTAATGTTGTTACAGCCTGTGCCACCGGTACCCATTGTATAGGTGAGGCCTTTAGAAATATTAAGCATGGATATGCAGATGTGATACTGGCAGGAGGTACCGAGGCTTCTATAACACCCCTTGGAATTGCAGGTTTTAGCACCCTTACGGCCTTATCCTTAAGTAAGGATCCCCTACGGGCCTCCATACCTTTTGATAAAGATAGGGATGGTTTTGTAATGGGGGAAGGAGCAGGTATTTTGCTTATAGAAGAATATGAGCATGCAAAAAGAAGGGGCGCTAAAATTTATGCTGAAATAGTCGGTTATGGAGCAACCTGTGATGCTTACCATATTACTGCCCCTTCTCCCGACGGACACGGGGGTGCAGTATCCATGATAAATGCCATGAAGGAAGCAGGTATAGAAGCTAAGGATATTTCTTATGTAAATGCCCACGGAACCAGTACTCCCATAAATGACAGATTAGAGACCTTGGCCATGAAAGCAGCCTTTGGTGATGAAGCCTATAATATACCTGTAAGCTCAACCAAATCCATGATTGGCCATCTGCTGGGGGCTGCCGGTGCAGTGGAAGCCATAACCTGTATAAAAGCCATTGAAGAATCCTTTATACCGGCAACCATAGGTTTACTTAAGACCGATGAGGAATGTGACTTAGACTATGTACCCCTAAAAGGAAGGAAGGCTAAACTGTCATATGTTATGAGTAATAGTTTAGGTTTTGGGGGACACAATGCCAGCTTAATATTTAAAAATATGGAGGTATAG
- the fabG gene encoding 3-oxoacyl-[acyl-carrier-protein] reductase → MLKGKTAIITGAGRGIGRAIALQFAEHGAKVVINYRSSITQVEELLQTILDSGGKAIAIKADISKEEEAKKLIEEAVSKYKTIDILVNNAGINKDNLLMRMSEEEFDAVMNINLKGTFFCMKHAAKVMLKQRFGKIINISSVVGIAGNIGQANYAASKAGVIGMTKSAARELAKRGITVNAVAPGFIKTDMTQALPEKVKEASIAAIPLGRYGEASEVAGVVSFLASDAASYITGQVLQVDGGMLM, encoded by the coding sequence ATGCTGAAAGGAAAAACTGCTATTATAACCGGTGCCGGAAGGGGCATAGGAAGGGCAATAGCCCTACAATTTGCTGAACATGGAGCTAAAGTGGTAATTAATTACAGAAGCAGTATTACACAAGTCGAGGAACTGCTACAAACCATATTAGATTCTGGGGGCAAAGCAATAGCTATTAAGGCTGATATCAGTAAGGAAGAAGAAGCCAAGAAATTAATAGAAGAAGCAGTAAGTAAATATAAAACCATAGACATCTTAGTTAATAATGCCGGTATAAATAAAGATAATCTTCTGATGAGAATGTCTGAGGAAGAATTTGATGCAGTTATGAATATAAATCTAAAAGGCACATTTTTTTGCATGAAGCACGCTGCCAAAGTAATGCTAAAGCAAAGGTTTGGCAAAATAATAAATATATCCTCTGTTGTAGGGATAGCAGGTAATATAGGCCAAGCAAATTATGCTGCATCAAAAGCCGGAGTCATAGGAATGACTAAGTCTGCCGCAAGGGAATTGGCAAAAAGGGGCATAACTGTAAATGCAGTAGCACCGGGGTTTATAAAGACAGATATGACACAAGCCCTACCTGAGAAAGTAAAGGAAGCCAGTATAGCAGCCATTCCCCTTGGCCGTTATGGTGAGGCCAGTGAGGTGGCAGGGGTTGTAAGTTTTCTGGCATCTGATGCCGCAAGCTATATAACGGGCCAAGTTCTGCAAGTAGACGGCGGAATGTTAATGTAA
- the fabD gene encoding ACP S-malonyltransferase, with protein sequence MNKIAYIFSGQGSQYIGMGKELYDNFPECRNVFDETDKCLGIKLSEMIFEGNKEDLNRTEYTQPAIVTMSLAAYKAISKYNIKPFVTAGLSLGEYTALTISGVFTQSQVIPLVQKRGRFMQEAVPEGKGKMCAIIGLEEEKVREACNEALDYGIVEPANFNCPGQIVIGGEVKAVDMAADIAKKKGAKRCLDLILSAPFHTSMLNPAAENLKKELEDISLGQLNIPVISNVTSDYIQAVDEIKDLLYRQVMSSVLWEQTIRRMISDGVKHFVELGPGRTLSGFVKKIDRSLNVYNVEDLASLKKATIALETVG encoded by the coding sequence ATGAATAAGATTGCCTATATATTTTCGGGGCAGGGGTCGCAATATATCGGCATGGGAAAAGAACTCTATGATAATTTTCCTGAGTGTAGGAATGTTTTTGATGAGACCGATAAATGCCTTGGAATAAAACTTTCAGAGATGATTTTTGAAGGAAATAAGGAAGATTTAAATAGGACAGAGTATACACAGCCTGCTATTGTAACTATGTCTTTGGCAGCCTATAAGGCCATATCAAAGTATAATATTAAGCCATTTGTAACGGCAGGCTTAAGCCTGGGGGAATATACTGCCTTAACAATAAGCGGTGTATTTACTCAGTCTCAGGTAATTCCTTTGGTACAAAAAAGGGGAAGATTTATGCAGGAGGCTGTACCGGAAGGAAAGGGTAAGATGTGTGCCATTATTGGGCTTGAGGAAGAAAAAGTAAGAGAGGCTTGTAATGAAGCTTTAGATTACGGTATTGTAGAGCCGGCTAATTTTAATTGTCCGGGACAAATTGTTATCGGGGGAGAGGTTAAGGCAGTAGATATGGCAGCAGATATTGCTAAAAAGAAGGGGGCTAAAAGATGCCTTGATCTTATCTTAAGTGCACCTTTTCATACAAGCATGCTAAATCCTGCAGCCGAAAATCTTAAGAAAGAGCTGGAAGATATAAGTCTTGGTCAGTTGAATATACCGGTAATATCCAATGTTACATCTGATTATATACAAGCTGTGGATGAGATTAAGGATTTACTCTATAGGCAGGTAATGAGTAGTGTATTATGGGAGCAGACCATAAGAAGGATGATCAGTGACGGAGTAAAGCATTTTGTTGAACTGGGACCGGGAAGGACCTTATCAGGTTTTGTAAAAAAAATAGACAGAAGTTTAAATGTCTACAATGTAGAAGACCTGGCCTCCCTAAAAAAAGCAACTATAGCTTTAGAAACAGTAGGATAG
- the fabK gene encoding enoyl-[acyl-carrier-protein] reductase FabK: protein MKSRICEMLKIEYPIFQGAMAWIANASLAAAVSEAGGLGIIAGGTAPVDLIREEIRKAKKATSKPIGVNIMLLSEHADDMAKMVCEEGIKVVTTGAGTPGKYMDMWKAHDIKVIPVVPSVAIAKRMVRSGADAVIAEGTEAGGHVGELTTMVLVPQIVDAVDVPVIAAGGIGDGRGLAAAFMLGAEAVQLGTRFLTAYECTVHENYKSKILNAKDIDTVVTGRRSGHPVRILKNKLSRSFMKLDEERAPLDEYEKLGAGALKRAVIDGDMDYGSIMAGQIAAMVNKEESCKDIIMDLITQANKLLGKSKD from the coding sequence ATGAAATCACGTATTTGTGAGATGTTAAAAATCGAATATCCCATATTTCAAGGGGCCATGGCATGGATTGCCAATGCTTCCTTAGCGGCGGCAGTATCAGAGGCCGGTGGGCTTGGGATTATTGCAGGTGGTACGGCACCGGTAGACTTAATACGGGAAGAAATAAGAAAGGCCAAAAAGGCCACATCTAAGCCAATCGGTGTAAATATAATGCTCCTTAGTGAGCATGCCGATGATATGGCTAAGATGGTATGTGAAGAAGGAATTAAGGTGGTTACAACAGGGGCAGGTACTCCCGGAAAATATATGGACATGTGGAAAGCCCATGATATTAAGGTGATACCGGTGGTACCTTCAGTAGCCATAGCAAAGCGAATGGTAAGAAGCGGAGCCGATGCGGTAATAGCAGAAGGAACGGAAGCCGGAGGTCATGTGGGAGAGCTTACCACCATGGTGCTTGTTCCTCAAATAGTTGATGCGGTTGACGTTCCGGTTATAGCCGCAGGTGGTATAGGAGACGGCAGGGGCCTTGCGGCGGCCTTTATGTTGGGAGCCGAAGCAGTTCAATTGGGAACCAGATTTCTTACCGCCTATGAATGTACGGTACATGAAAACTATAAAAGTAAGATTTTAAATGCTAAGGATATAGATACTGTTGTAACAGGACGGCGCAGCGGGCATCCGGTAAGGATACTAAAGAATAAATTAAGCCGCAGCTTTATGAAGCTGGATGAAGAGAGGGCACCCCTTGATGAGTATGAAAAGCTGGGGGCAGGGGCTCTTAAAAGAGCAGTTATTGACGGTGATATGGATTATGGCAGCATTATGGCCGGTCAGATTGCGGCCATGGTGAATAAAGAAGAAAGCTGTAAGGATATAATTATGGATTTAATTACCCAAGCAAATAAGCTGCTAGGTAAAAGTAAGGACTAA
- the acpP gene encoding acyl carrier protein produces MDLNKVKEVVAEQLGVDVAELKPETSLKDDLNADSLDLFQIIMSLEEEFDIEIPTEDTENIDTIGDIEAYLEKRQEEN; encoded by the coding sequence ATGGATTTAAATAAGGTTAAAGAAGTAGTAGCAGAACAGTTAGGTGTGGATGTGGCAGAGCTAAAGCCGGAAACATCACTAAAGGATGATTTAAATGCAGACTCCCTAGATTTATTTCAGATTATCATGAGTCTGGAGGAAGAATTTGATATTGAAATACCCACAGAGGATACTGAAAATATAGATACTATCGGTGATATAGAAGCCTATCTTGAAAAAAGACAGGAAGAAAATTAA
- a CDS encoding beta-ketoacyl-ACP synthase III, which produces MSQAAIIGTGSFVPNQIMTNNDLSNIVETSDEWIKTRTGISERRISTGMSTADMAYEAGLRALESANLKAEEIDLIICATITPDFFMPSCACMVQERLKAVNAAAFDLTAACTGMIYGIVTGEQFIKSGMYRNILVIGTETLSKVLDWEDRSTCVLFGDGAGAVVISLSEKGGKLMASNLEADGSKYDLLTCQAMPLRNPYIEDLEEEPVLPKIRMHGQEVFRFAVHTITGNIKTLLKKTELTKEDINYIIPHQANQRIIEQASKHTGIPMERFFMNLNRYGNTSAASIGIALDELVRSGKINSGHKLVLVGFGGGMTAGSMLLEWN; this is translated from the coding sequence ATGAGCCAGGCAGCAATAATCGGCACAGGAAGTTTTGTGCCGAATCAAATAATGACCAATAATGATTTAAGTAATATAGTTGAAACCAGTGATGAGTGGATTAAAACTAGGACAGGAATCAGTGAACGGAGAATTTCTACGGGGATGAGCACAGCAGATATGGCTTATGAAGCCGGACTAAGAGCCCTTGAAAGTGCCAATCTTAAAGCTGAAGAGATAGATTTAATAATATGTGCAACCATAACACCGGATTTTTTTATGCCATCTTGTGCCTGTATGGTCCAGGAGAGGTTAAAAGCGGTAAATGCAGCAGCCTTTGATCTGACTGCCGCATGTACCGGCATGATATATGGAATTGTAACAGGAGAGCAGTTTATAAAAAGCGGTATGTATCGAAACATACTGGTAATAGGTACCGAGACCTTATCTAAGGTTCTAGATTGGGAAGATCGTTCAACCTGTGTATTGTTTGGAGACGGGGCCGGAGCCGTAGTTATATCTTTATCAGAAAAAGGCGGTAAACTTATGGCCTCCAATTTAGAAGCCGATGGCAGTAAGTATGATCTTTTGACCTGCCAGGCTATGCCTTTAAGAAATCCTTATATTGAAGATTTAGAAGAGGAGCCTGTGCTACCTAAGATAAGGATGCATGGACAGGAAGTCTTTAGATTTGCCGTTCACACAATTACGGGCAATATAAAAACCCTATTAAAAAAGACAGAGCTTACTAAGGAGGATATCAACTACATTATTCCCCATCAGGCAAACCAAAGAATTATTGAGCAGGCTTCAAAACATACCGGTATACCTATGGAACGATTTTTTATGAATTTAAACCGATACGGTAACACTTCTGCCGCCAGTATAGGAATAGCTTTAGATGAACTGGTAAGAAGCGGGAAAATAAATTCCGGCCACAAGCTGGTCTTGGTTGGTTTCGGTGGAGGAATGACCGCAGGTTCCATGCTATTAGAATGGAATTAA
- a CDS encoding MarR family winged helix-turn-helix transcriptional regulator, producing MKEKFIEINKILVEIYDDIIRIEEYSIKSGVFKDLSITEIHTLEAVGLYGSKTMSEIAAALEITMGTLTTAIDKLIKKGYVERSRSQIDRRIVNVSLTNKGKLAYRIHEKFHLDMVKAIMNDFTSEEEEVLLCALQKLNSHLKEIYKSSKNKSS from the coding sequence GTGAAGGAAAAATTCATAGAAATCAATAAGATACTGGTGGAGATATATGACGATATTATTAGGATTGAAGAGTACTCCATAAAAAGCGGTGTATTTAAAGACCTTTCTATAACTGAAATCCATACCTTGGAGGCAGTGGGCTTATATGGGTCTAAGACTATGTCAGAAATAGCAGCAGCACTTGAAATTACCATGGGAACATTAACAACGGCTATAGATAAGTTAATAAAAAAAGGTTATGTGGAACGAAGCAGAAGTCAAATTGATAGGAGAATAGTCAATGTAAGTCTGACCAATAAGGGAAAATTAGCTTACCGTATTCATGAGAAGTTCCATCTGGATATGGTAAAAGCTATTATGAACGATTTTACTTCTGAAGAGGAAGAGGTATTACTTTGTGCACTCCAAAAATTAAATAGTCATTTGAAGGAAATCTATAAGTCATCAAAAAATAAAAGCAGTTAG